The bacterium genome contains a region encoding:
- the glyA gene encoding serine hydroxymethyltransferase yields the protein MKNKISELIKLEEIRQEDTLMLIPSENYASKNVRDAVGSVLMNKYAEGYSGKRYYQGNEFVDEIETIAIEKAKKLFKVEHVNVQPYSGSPANSAVLFGLLNSSDKIMGLKLSSGGHLTHGHPDITFSGKFFTSVQFGTGDDGIIDYEAVEQLAKKEKPKLMFIGTTAYPLILDWKRFGQIADSIGAWLVADISHIAGLVVAGVYPSPVKYADIVTTTTHKTLRGPRGAMIMVTKIGIKKDAELPKKIDRAVFPGLQGGPHNNTTAGIAVALTEAEKSSFKKYGQQVVKNAICLAEELKKGGLTIVTNKTECHLIVIDLRPNGLTGKVVAEALETAGIVVNKNSVPNDTAGPFNPSGIRIGTPAVTTRGMKEKEMKIIAKYILDVVQNLNNQKYLNKIAKEIKKLNEKFSLP from the coding sequence TTGAAAAATAAAATATCCGAACTTATAAAACTTGAAGAGATTAGACAAGAGGACACGCTTATGCTTATTCCTTCTGAAAATTATGCTTCTAAAAATGTTAGAGATGCAGTTGGTTCAGTTTTAATGAATAAATATGCAGAAGGATACTCGGGCAAAAGATATTATCAAGGTAATGAGTTTGTAGATGAAATTGAAACCATTGCAATTGAAAAGGCAAAAAAACTGTTTAAGGTAGAACATGTAAATGTACAACCTTATTCAGGTTCTCCTGCAAATTCAGCGGTCCTGTTCGGACTTCTGAATTCTAGTGACAAAATAATGGGTTTAAAATTATCTTCTGGTGGACATTTAACCCACGGTCATCCAGACATTACTTTTTCTGGTAAATTTTTTACGTCCGTCCAATTTGGAACGGGCGACGATGGAATCATAGATTACGAAGCCGTCGAACAGTTAGCTAAAAAAGAAAAACCAAAACTAATGTTCATTGGAACAACTGCATATCCATTAATTTTAGATTGGAAAAGATTTGGTCAAATTGCAGATTCTATTGGTGCGTGGTTAGTTGCTGACATATCTCATATTGCTGGCCTTGTTGTTGCCGGTGTTTATCCATCACCAGTAAAGTATGCAGATATAGTTACTACAACAACCCACAAGACATTAAGAGGACCCAGAGGAGCAATGATAATGGTGACGAAGATTGGTATTAAAAAAGATGCAGAGTTACCTAAAAAGATTGATAGAGCAGTTTTCCCAGGCCTTCAGGGTGGACCTCATAACAACACAACCGCAGGAATAGCAGTTGCCTTAACTGAAGCAGAAAAAAGTAGTTTCAAAAAATATGGACAGCAGGTTGTAAAAAATGCCATTTGTCTTGCAGAAGAACTTAAAAAAGGAGGATTAACAATTGTTACAAATAAAACAGAGTGTCATCTAATTGTTATAGATTTAAGACCTAATGGCTTAACAGGTAAAGTTGTAGCAGAGGCTTTGGAAACAGCGGGTATTGTAGTGAATAAAAATTCAGTACCCAATGATACAGCTGGACCATTTAACCCATCTGGTATTAGAATTGGAACCCCTGCAGTTACAACAAGAGGAATGAAAGAAAAAGAAATGAAAATAATTGCTAAGTATATTCTTGATGTTGTTCAGAATTTAAATAATCAAAAATACTTAAACAAAATTGCTAAGGAAATCAAAAAATTAAATGAGAAGTTTTCTCTTCCATAG
- a CDS encoding bifunctional 5,10-methylenetetrahydrofolate dehydrogenase/5,10-methenyltetrahydrofolate cyclohydrolase, whose translation MAIIFDGKTYALKKKELLKIGVNVLKEKGIIPQIATIIIGNDPASVLYVNLKKKFMEEIGCQLDIYRLNKNTSFKAIKLLIDSLNEDKNLHGIMIQLPLPLEVEDFKEELINLINEDKDVDGLKENSKYLHPTSKAVVEILSLAENELKTKVKTVCVVGSNGMVGKPLVKELKRLGITVAEVGRNTKNFESLVSNVDCVVSSTGVINIIGPEIVKENQIIIDVGAPFGDVSHLVSEKVSFITPVPGGVGPVTITCLAENLLLSAS comes from the coding sequence ATGGCAATTATTTTTGATGGAAAAACATATGCATTGAAGAAGAAAGAACTTCTAAAGATAGGAGTAAACGTTTTAAAAGAAAAGGGGATAATTCCCCAGATTGCAACAATTATAATAGGTAACGATCCTGCAAGTGTCTTGTATGTCAATTTGAAAAAGAAGTTTATGGAGGAAATTGGTTGCCAACTTGATATATACAGATTGAATAAAAACACATCTTTTAAAGCTATTAAGTTGTTAATTGATTCTTTAAATGAGGACAAGAATCTACACGGTATTATGATTCAATTACCACTTCCGTTAGAAGTTGAAGATTTTAAAGAGGAACTTATAAATTTAATTAATGAAGATAAAGATGTTGATGGACTAAAGGAAAATTCTAAATATTTACATCCAACATCAAAGGCTGTAGTAGAGATTCTTTCGCTTGCAGAAAATGAGTTGAAAACTAAAGTTAAAACTGTTTGTGTTGTTGGAAGCAATGGAATGGTTGGAAAACCACTTGTTAAAGAACTAAAGAGGTTGGGTATAACTGTGGCTGAGGTTGGCAGAAATACCAAGAATTTTGAGTCTCTAGTTTCAAATGTAGATTGTGTTGTATCTTCAACTGGTGTAATTAACATAATAGGTCCCGAAATAGTAAAGGAGAACCAGATTATTATTGACGTCGGCGCTCCGTTTGGTGACGTTAGCCATTTGGTTTCTGAAAAGGTAAGTTTCATAACTCCAGTTCCAGGAGGTGTAGGACCAGTAACTATTACATGCCTTGCTGAGAACTTGTTGTTATCTGCAAGTTAA
- a CDS encoding cyclodeaminase/cyclohydrolase family protein yields MGNSQALQMSVHAAVSATSLIALICDNTLSNEKYKKVKKTVFKLHKDVLEYNKKLLILETDYQKNEADKIKKESLKKAIKISLEVRKIAQAIEKVGFRLTKIGDKNMHADARTAIHLAHASSKSALENIKVNKQSLTKLGIGKQSLTKLGIGKQSLAKL; encoded by the coding sequence ATGGGAAATTCACAAGCACTTCAAATGTCAGTCCACGCAGCAGTCTCTGCAACAAGTTTAATCGCTCTAATCTGTGATAACACACTAAGTAACGAAAAATACAAAAAAGTTAAAAAAACTGTTTTCAAACTCCACAAAGATGTATTGGAATATAACAAAAAACTTCTAATTTTAGAAACAGACTATCAAAAGAATGAAGCGGATAAAATTAAAAAAGAAAGTTTAAAAAAAGCAATTAAAATATCACTTGAAGTTAGAAAAATAGCTCAGGCAATTGAAAAAGTTGGTTTCAGATTAACTAAAATCGGTGACAAAAATATGCATGCAGATGCAAGAACTGCAATTCATCTTGCCCATGCGTCCTCAAAATCAGCACTTGAAAATATAAAAGTTAATAAGCAAAGCTTGACCAAATTGGGAATTGGTAAGCAAAGCTTGACCAAATTGGGAATTGGTAAGCAAAGCTTGGCAAAATTATAA
- the rpsB gene encoding 30S ribosomal protein S2, with protein MVKISLEDLLDSGAHFGHQVRRWNPKVKDFVYGEQDGVHVFDLVKTKEALELALVEITKYIKEGKSILLLATKKQAKDKALEILQDTKVAVVTERWLGGTITNFPQIKKSIDSLSDIKEKLTSGYYAKYTKKERLLIEREKDRLERFFGGISSLTKVPDMLIVVDIKKEMTAIREATRKGITTIGLVDTNADPNLVDFPIPMNDDATKALNLVLDYVKQAILDGQGSLSTPKVVKAKKTKKVEKKK; from the coding sequence ATGGTAAAAATATCACTAGAAGATTTATTAGACTCAGGTGCCCATTTTGGTCATCAAGTTAGACGTTGGAATCCAAAGGTTAAAGATTTTGTATATGGAGAACAAGACGGGGTTCACGTCTTTGATCTTGTTAAAACCAAAGAGGCTTTGGAGTTGGCACTAGTTGAAATTACTAAATATATAAAAGAAGGAAAGTCTATTCTTTTGCTTGCTACTAAAAAACAAGCTAAGGATAAAGCATTGGAGATATTACAGGATACTAAAGTTGCAGTTGTTACTGAAAGGTGGTTAGGGGGAACAATTACTAATTTTCCACAAATTAAAAAATCCATTGATAGCTTGTCTGATATCAAAGAAAAACTAACAAGTGGTTATTATGCCAAGTACACCAAAAAGGAAAGACTATTAATTGAAAGAGAAAAGGATAGGTTAGAAAGATTTTTTGGAGGTATATCAAGCTTGACCAAAGTCCCAGATATGTTAATTGTTGTTGATATTAAAAAAGAGATGACAGCAATTAGAGAAGCTACTAGAAAAGGTATAACCACAATTGGATTAGTTGATACTAATGCTGACCCTAATTTGGTTGATTTTCCAATACCAATGAATGATGATGCTACAAAAGCTTTAAATCTAGTCTTAGATTATGTCAAACAGGCAATTCTTGATGGTCAGGGTAGTTTGTCAACACCTAAGGTTGTAAAAGCAAAGAAAACAAAAAAAGTAGAAAAGAAAAAATAA